A window from Cryobacterium sp. PAMC25264 encodes these proteins:
- a CDS encoding aldo/keto reductase produces the protein MAQIDYRTLGNSGLVVSTIGLGCNNFGRTGTTTETQAGTSLVIDAAIDTGVTLFDTADIYGAERGLSETLMGHALRGKRDQIVLATKFGMDMSGANGPDWDARGSRRYIRLAVEASLTRLQTDWIDLYQLHRPDPNTPIEETLSVLDDLIREGKIRYIGHSNLAGWQIAEAEFTARIGGHPAFISAQNEYSLLVREAEEEVLPAVNAYGLGFLPFFPLYNGLFTGKFNRDGGPADSRIMMVRRHLLDDAPWDTIERYQQFCDDRGVTMLGATLAWLLAQPGLTSVIAGATKPDQIVQNAEAATSWRPTDEDVAYISALFA, from the coding sequence ATGGCTCAGATCGACTATCGCACCCTCGGCAACTCCGGACTCGTCGTTTCGACGATCGGACTCGGCTGCAACAACTTCGGGAGGACCGGCACCACCACCGAGACCCAGGCGGGCACCTCCCTGGTCATCGACGCTGCCATCGACACCGGGGTCACCCTCTTCGACACCGCCGACATCTACGGCGCCGAGCGAGGCCTCAGCGAGACCCTGATGGGGCACGCGCTACGCGGCAAACGCGATCAGATCGTGCTGGCCACCAAGTTCGGCATGGACATGAGCGGTGCGAACGGGCCGGACTGGGACGCCCGCGGTTCCCGCCGCTACATCCGCCTGGCCGTCGAGGCGTCGCTGACCCGGCTGCAGACCGACTGGATCGACCTGTACCAGCTGCATCGGCCCGACCCCAACACTCCCATCGAGGAGACCCTGTCGGTGCTCGACGACCTCATCCGCGAGGGCAAGATCCGCTACATCGGCCACTCCAACCTGGCCGGCTGGCAGATCGCCGAGGCCGAGTTCACCGCGCGCATCGGCGGGCATCCGGCGTTCATCTCGGCGCAGAACGAGTACAGCCTGCTGGTGCGCGAAGCCGAGGAGGAGGTGCTGCCCGCCGTGAACGCCTACGGCCTGGGCTTCCTGCCGTTCTTCCCGCTCTACAACGGGCTGTTCACCGGCAAGTTCAACCGCGACGGCGGGCCGGCCGACAGCAGGATTATGATGGTGCGCCGGCACCTACTCGACGACGCCCCCTGGGACACCATCGAGCGGTACCAGCAGTTCTGCGACGACCGCGGCGTCACCATGCTCGGCGCGACGCTGGCCTGGCTACTCGCGCAGCCCGGCCTCACGAGCGTGATCGCCGGGGCCACCAAACCCGACCAGATCGTGCAGAATGCCGAGGCCGCAACCAGCTGGCGACCCACCGACGAGGACGTCGCCTACATCTCGGCCCTCTTCGCCTGA
- a CDS encoding ABC transporter ATP-binding protein, protein MLWKLLVRYLRPHWRLLVAVVVFQLAQSIASLYLPSLNADIIDEGVATGDTGYIMRVGGVMLLITLGQIICAIIAVYFGAKAAMALGRDLRGAVFTRVGEFSEQEVSRFGAPSLITRSTNDVQQVQMLVLTTCTLLVSAPILCVGGIIMAMRQDLELSWLIAVSVPVLLVAVGLIIVRMVPLFRVMQVRIDTVNRVLREQLTGIRVVRAFVREDVETRRFGQANTDVTTTALQAGRLMALMFPVVMLVLNVSSVAVIWFGAFRIDDGSMQVGTLIAFLSYLMQILMAVMMATFMAVMIPRATVSADRIGEVLETPSSVRPPVSPVNETIGRGELELRGVGFAYPGAQQPVLSDISFVARPGYTTAIIGSTGSGKTTLVNLMPRLFDATSGTVLFDGVDVRELNPDLLWGHIGLVPQKPYLFSGTVRSNLLYGKPDASEAEIWQALETAQARDFVERLDGGLDAPISQGGTNVSGGQRQRLAIARALVKRPELYIFDDSFSALDLATDSRLRAALAEDVSDATMIIVAQRVSTILDADQILVVEDGRIVASGTHEELLETSTTYQEIAASQLAAEATS, encoded by the coding sequence ATGCTCTGGAAATTGCTCGTACGCTACCTGCGGCCGCATTGGCGGCTGCTGGTCGCGGTCGTCGTGTTCCAACTCGCCCAGTCGATAGCGTCGCTCTACCTGCCCTCGCTGAACGCCGACATCATCGACGAGGGCGTCGCGACGGGCGACACCGGGTACATCATGCGCGTCGGCGGGGTGATGCTGCTGATCACCCTCGGCCAGATCATCTGCGCCATCATCGCCGTGTACTTCGGCGCCAAGGCGGCCATGGCCCTCGGCCGTGACCTGCGCGGCGCGGTGTTCACCCGGGTGGGTGAGTTCTCCGAGCAGGAGGTCAGCCGGTTCGGCGCCCCGTCGCTGATCACCCGCTCCACCAACGACGTGCAGCAGGTGCAGATGCTGGTGCTCACCACCTGCACGCTGCTGGTCTCCGCTCCCATCCTGTGCGTCGGCGGCATCATCATGGCCATGCGCCAGGACCTCGAACTGTCCTGGCTGATCGCCGTCAGCGTGCCCGTGCTGCTTGTCGCCGTCGGTCTCATCATCGTGCGCATGGTGCCGTTGTTCCGGGTGATGCAGGTGCGCATCGACACCGTCAACCGGGTGCTGCGCGAACAGCTCACCGGCATCCGTGTGGTGCGCGCATTCGTGCGCGAAGACGTGGAGACCCGCCGGTTCGGCCAGGCCAACACCGATGTCACCACCACGGCGCTGCAGGCAGGCCGGCTGATGGCGCTGATGTTCCCCGTCGTGATGCTGGTGCTGAACGTCTCCAGCGTGGCCGTGATCTGGTTCGGCGCGTTCCGCATCGACGACGGTTCGATGCAGGTGGGCACCCTGATCGCGTTCCTCAGCTACCTCATGCAGATCCTGATGGCCGTGATGATGGCCACCTTCATGGCCGTGATGATCCCGCGCGCCACGGTCTCGGCCGACCGCATCGGCGAGGTCCTCGAGACCCCGTCCAGCGTGCGCCCACCGGTAAGCCCGGTGAACGAGACGATCGGGCGCGGCGAACTCGAGCTGCGCGGGGTGGGCTTCGCCTACCCGGGCGCCCAACAGCCCGTGCTCAGCGACATCAGCTTCGTGGCCCGGCCCGGCTATACCACCGCGATCATCGGCAGCACCGGCTCGGGCAAGACCACCCTGGTGAACCTGATGCCGCGCCTGTTCGACGCCACCAGCGGCACCGTGCTGTTCGACGGCGTCGACGTGCGTGAGCTCAACCCCGACCTGCTCTGGGGCCACATCGGCCTGGTGCCGCAGAAGCCGTACCTGTTCTCCGGCACCGTGCGCAGCAACCTGCTCTACGGCAAGCCTGATGCGTCGGAAGCGGAGATCTGGCAGGCGCTGGAGACCGCGCAGGCGCGGGACTTCGTCGAGAGGCTCGACGGCGGCCTGGACGCCCCGATCTCCCAGGGCGGCACCAACGTCTCCGGCGGGCAGCGGCAACGCCTCGCCATCGCCCGGGCGCTCGTGAAACGGCCGGAGCTCTACATCTTCGATGACTCCTTCTCGGCCCTCGACCTCGCCACCGACTCCCGGCTGCGCGCAGCTCTGGCCGAGGACGTCTCCGACGCCACCATGATCATCGTCGCCCAGCGGGTGTCGACGATCCTCGACGCCGACCAGATCCTCGTCGTCGAAGACGGCCGGATCGTCGCCAGCGGCACCCACGAGGAGCTCCTGGAGACCTCGACCACCTATCAGGAAATTGCGGCATCCCAGCTGGCAGCGGAGGCCACCTCATGA
- a CDS encoding ABC transporter ATP-binding protein, translating into MSDSTDDDVKVPARPPRGGGPFGGMNMPAEKAMNFGPSAKRLIGKLHPERLWLVLVLVLAVVSVTFSVIGPRLLGEGTNLIFSGIVSKTLPAGMTQAEIIAGLNASGDTAKADMLSAMTLTPGLGIDFAALSSVLFWVLALYILASVFSWLQALVLNAVVQRTVYRLREEIEAKINRLPLGYFDTVKRGELLSRVTNDVDNISQSLQQSLSQVVTSLLTVVGVIVMMLLLSPLLAVIALVTVPLTLVTTVLIAKRSQKLFVAQWTHTGELNGQIEETFSGHALVKVFGRQKEVEQRFTAKNAELYEASFGAQFVSGMIMPAMTFIGNLVYVGIAVVGGLQVASGAMQLGDVQAFIQYSRQFTQPLAQLGSMANLLQSGVASAERVFELLDADEQTPDEEPAETPVQTHGRLVFENVSFSYSPDKPLIENLNLVAEPGQTVAIVGPTGAGKTTLVNLMMRFYEIGGGRITLDGVDISKMTRNDLRSRMGMVLQDTWLFGGSIRDNIAYGRPDATEEQILEAAKATYVDRFVHSLPEGYDTVLDDEGGNVSAGEKQLLTIARAFLARPSVLILDEATSSVDTRTEVLVQHAMSALRADRTSFVIAHRLSTIRDADLILVMEAGRIVEQGNHEQLLAADGAYRALYDSQFAAAIE; encoded by the coding sequence ATGAGCGACAGCACCGACGACGACGTTAAGGTTCCCGCCAGGCCCCCGCGCGGCGGAGGACCCTTCGGCGGTATGAACATGCCCGCCGAGAAGGCCATGAACTTCGGTCCAAGCGCCAAACGCCTGATCGGCAAGCTCCACCCGGAACGGCTCTGGCTGGTTCTCGTGCTGGTGCTCGCCGTGGTCAGCGTCACCTTCTCGGTGATCGGTCCGCGCCTTCTCGGCGAGGGCACCAACCTGATCTTCTCCGGCATCGTGTCCAAGACCCTCCCGGCCGGCATGACGCAGGCCGAGATCATCGCCGGGCTGAACGCATCCGGTGACACGGCCAAGGCCGACATGCTCAGCGCCATGACGCTCACGCCGGGGCTCGGCATCGACTTCGCCGCGCTGTCCAGTGTGCTGTTCTGGGTTCTCGCGCTGTACATCCTCGCCTCCGTGTTCAGCTGGTTGCAGGCCCTGGTGCTCAACGCCGTCGTGCAGCGCACCGTCTACCGGCTGCGCGAGGAGATCGAGGCGAAGATCAACCGCCTGCCGCTGGGCTACTTCGACACTGTCAAGCGCGGCGAGCTGCTCAGCCGGGTGACCAACGACGTCGACAACATCTCGCAGAGCCTGCAGCAGTCGCTCAGCCAGGTCGTCACGTCGTTGCTCACCGTGGTGGGTGTGATCGTGATGATGCTGCTGCTCTCGCCGCTGCTCGCGGTGATCGCGCTCGTGACCGTGCCCCTCACCCTGGTGACCACGGTGCTCATCGCCAAGCGCTCGCAGAAGCTCTTCGTGGCGCAGTGGACCCACACCGGGGAGCTGAACGGCCAGATCGAGGAGACCTTCTCCGGTCACGCCCTGGTGAAGGTCTTCGGCCGCCAGAAGGAGGTGGAGCAGCGCTTCACCGCCAAGAACGCCGAACTCTACGAGGCCAGCTTCGGTGCCCAGTTCGTCAGCGGCATGATCATGCCCGCGATGACCTTCATCGGCAACCTGGTCTACGTCGGCATCGCCGTCGTCGGCGGTCTGCAGGTGGCCTCCGGTGCCATGCAGCTCGGTGACGTGCAGGCGTTCATCCAGTACTCCCGGCAGTTCACCCAGCCGCTCGCGCAGCTGGGCTCCATGGCCAACCTGCTGCAGTCCGGTGTGGCCAGCGCCGAGCGCGTGTTCGAGCTGCTGGATGCCGACGAGCAGACGCCCGACGAAGAGCCCGCAGAGACCCCGGTTCAGACGCACGGGCGCCTGGTGTTCGAGAACGTGTCGTTCAGCTACAGCCCGGACAAGCCGCTCATCGAAAATCTCAACCTGGTGGCCGAACCCGGCCAGACCGTGGCGATCGTGGGCCCAACAGGGGCTGGCAAGACCACCCTGGTGAACCTGATGATGCGCTTCTACGAGATCGGCGGCGGCCGGATCACCCTGGACGGCGTGGACATCTCGAAGATGACCCGCAACGACCTGCGCAGCCGGATGGGCATGGTGCTGCAGGACACCTGGCTGTTCGGCGGCAGCATCCGCGACAATATCGCCTACGGTCGGCCGGACGCCACCGAGGAGCAGATCCTCGAGGCGGCGAAGGCCACCTACGTGGACCGGTTCGTGCACTCGTTGCCCGAGGGCTACGACACCGTGCTCGACGACGAGGGCGGCAACGTCAGCGCGGGGGAGAAGCAGCTGCTCACCATCGCCCGGGCGTTCCTGGCCCGGCCGAGCGTGTTGATCCTCGACGAGGCCACCAGCTCGGTCGACACCCGCACCGAGGTTCTCGTGCAGCACGCGATGAGCGCCCTGCGGGCCGACCGCACGAGCTTCGTGATCGCGCACCGCCTGTCGACGATCCGGGACGCCGACCTGATCCTGGTGATGGAGGCCGGCCGCATCGTGGAGCAGGGCAACCACGAGCAGCTGCTGGCGGCCGACGGCGCTTACCGGGCCCTCTACGACTCCCAATTCGCGGCCGCGATCGAGTAG
- a CDS encoding ISL3 family transposase has protein sequence MRTARIWRTLLGVEKTIVDDVDYDDDAGVLVVAVRPMKAARNRCGLCHRRSPGYDRGEGRRRWRSLDAGIIQVVLEADARRVACREHGVTVASVPWARHQAGHTYLFDDHVAWLATQSSKTAVTALMRIAWRTVGAIVTRVWDDAATLHDPFDGLTRIGIDEISYKRGHKFLTIVVDHDTGRLVWAAPGQDKATLGTFFDALGPERSAQITHVSADGAAWIANVVAARCPNAVRCADPFHVVKWATEALDEVRRAAWNDARKAARINDAARGRGRPRNGAPERPDSARAAGIRNSRYALWKNPENLTEKQQTKLAWIVQTDPRLARAYYLKEGLRVIFKLPLDQAKEALDKWVAWARRCRIPAFVKLQRSIVKHRVAILASIEHNLSNGRIESMNTKIRLLTRIAFGFASPDALISLAMLSLGGHRPALPGRK, from the coding sequence GTGCGTACTGCAAGGATATGGCGGACTCTGCTCGGTGTCGAAAAGACCATCGTTGACGACGTCGATTACGACGACGATGCGGGCGTTTTGGTCGTCGCGGTCCGGCCGATGAAAGCGGCCCGGAACCGGTGTGGGCTGTGCCACCGGCGCAGCCCAGGCTACGACCGTGGTGAGGGTCGACGACGCTGGCGGAGCCTGGATGCTGGCATCATCCAGGTCGTTCTCGAGGCAGACGCCCGCCGGGTGGCGTGCCGTGAGCATGGCGTCACGGTCGCGTCGGTGCCGTGGGCTCGGCACCAGGCCGGACATACCTACCTCTTCGACGACCACGTCGCGTGGCTGGCTACGCAGTCTTCCAAGACCGCGGTTACCGCGTTGATGCGCATCGCTTGGCGCACCGTCGGCGCGATCGTCACCCGGGTCTGGGACGACGCCGCGACCCTGCACGACCCGTTCGATGGCCTCACCCGCATCGGGATCGATGAGATCTCCTACAAGCGTGGCCACAAGTTCCTCACCATCGTCGTGGACCACGACACCGGCCGTCTCGTCTGGGCTGCACCGGGCCAAGACAAAGCCACCCTCGGCACGTTCTTCGACGCCCTCGGCCCCGAGCGTTCCGCACAGATCACGCATGTTTCCGCGGACGGTGCGGCTTGGATCGCCAACGTTGTCGCGGCCCGCTGCCCGAACGCGGTGCGCTGCGCGGACCCGTTCCACGTCGTCAAATGGGCCACCGAAGCCCTCGACGAAGTCCGCCGCGCAGCCTGGAACGACGCCCGCAAAGCCGCCCGCATCAATGACGCCGCGCGGGGCCGCGGCCGACCCCGGAACGGAGCCCCCGAACGCCCCGACAGCGCTCGCGCGGCCGGCATCAGAAACAGCCGTTATGCGCTCTGGAAAAACCCCGAGAACCTCACCGAGAAACAACAAACCAAGCTGGCCTGGATCGTCCAAACCGACCCCCGACTGGCCCGCGCCTACTACCTCAAAGAAGGCCTCAGAGTCATCTTCAAACTCCCGCTCGACCAGGCCAAGGAAGCCCTCGACAAATGGGTCGCCTGGGCTCGCCGCTGCCGCATCCCCGCGTTCGTGAAGCTGCAACGAAGCATCGTGAAGCACCGCGTCGCGATCCTCGCCTCGATAGAACACAACCTCTCCAACGGCCGCATCGAATCCATGAACACCAAAATCAGACTCCTCACCAGAATCGCGTTCGGCTTCGCCTCACCTGACGCCCTCATCAGCCTCGCCATGCTCAGCCTCGGCGGCCACCGACCAGCCCTCCCGGGCCGGAAATGA
- a CDS encoding acetate uptake transporter: MTIPEASPASATAPSAPALAAPTHSALADPGALGLAAFALTTFVLSMSNTGIVPSSAAVLGLALFYGGIAQVIAGIWEFRNHNTFGATAFTSFGAFWLAFWYLESTGGNIAAGASGMGTFLLAWAIFTVYMTVAAKKTNGSIFAVFVALSITFLLLAIGAFTGITAIHQLGGWFGILTALLAWYGSFAVVYNSTAGRAVLPVWPAK; the protein is encoded by the coding sequence ATGACTATTCCGGAAGCCTCCCCGGCGTCCGCGACAGCACCCTCCGCACCCGCGCTCGCAGCGCCGACCCACTCCGCCCTTGCCGACCCCGGCGCGCTGGGCTTGGCCGCATTCGCGCTCACCACCTTCGTGCTCAGCATGTCCAACACCGGCATCGTTCCCTCCAGCGCCGCAGTGCTCGGTCTCGCCCTGTTCTACGGCGGAATCGCCCAGGTCATCGCAGGGATCTGGGAGTTCCGCAACCACAACACGTTCGGCGCCACGGCATTCACCTCGTTCGGCGCGTTCTGGCTGGCGTTCTGGTACCTCGAGAGCACCGGGGGCAACATCGCCGCCGGAGCGTCCGGCATGGGCACCTTCCTGCTCGCCTGGGCGATCTTCACGGTCTACATGACCGTGGCGGCCAAGAAGACCAACGGCTCGATCTTCGCGGTCTTCGTGGCCCTGTCCATCACGTTCCTGCTGCTGGCGATCGGCGCCTTCACGGGCATCACCGCCATCCACCAGCTCGGCGGCTGGTTCGGCATCCTCACCGCTCTGCTGGCCTGGTACGGCTCCTTCGCCGTGGTCTACAACTCCACCGCCGGCCGCGCCGTCCTTCCCGTCTGGCCCGCCAAGTAA
- a CDS encoding DUF4192 domain-containing protein, translating to MQKTIVKTPTPQDFLALVPQLVGFLPERSLVLVAFRGNRTCGALRFNLPQEQAGVPELRRIAGTLLGTLCKIPGVDALVPVLYTDEEIGDAPPETSVGLPQGVFLRAILARAAQSGFLVRDALCVAADGWASYLDLEQVPGQTGPAIGDRAGRSLRHPLSDIAESSVTEGVPPGDRRELARLQTGAELPKVDLATRERCARRLARYQRLGPDMGPIPELVEMVGDMLDPVGTAETVLGLTPAELSIDEAAVLLFLVQSPATRDQMMLQFAFGEEEGRRSHALNRHYAQRQRETGLSMDDLVAADMAAGRSFHETSPTTGDLMLGLSRQRPDPERVARGIQLLKLLVAMAPRPARPAPLCMLAWLCWALGQGSVAGIYIDTALDIDDDYGMALLLRQVLGSGHLPEWAFEVPREEDA from the coding sequence ATGCAGAAGACAATCGTGAAGACCCCGACTCCCCAGGACTTTCTCGCCCTCGTGCCCCAGCTTGTGGGGTTCCTTCCGGAACGCAGTCTCGTTTTGGTCGCCTTTCGCGGAAACCGCACCTGCGGCGCGCTGCGGTTCAACCTGCCCCAGGAGCAAGCCGGCGTGCCCGAGCTGCGCCGTATCGCCGGCACGCTGCTGGGCACCCTGTGCAAGATTCCCGGTGTGGACGCCCTGGTGCCGGTGCTCTACACCGATGAGGAGATCGGTGATGCGCCGCCCGAGACGTCTGTCGGGTTACCGCAGGGCGTGTTCCTCCGCGCCATCCTGGCCCGGGCTGCGCAGTCCGGCTTCCTGGTGCGGGACGCCCTCTGCGTGGCAGCGGATGGGTGGGCCTCCTATCTGGACCTCGAACAGGTTCCGGGGCAGACGGGCCCGGCGATCGGGGATCGGGCCGGCCGTTCGCTGCGGCATCCGCTCAGCGACATCGCGGAGTCGAGTGTGACCGAGGGCGTGCCGCCGGGTGACCGCCGGGAACTCGCCCGGCTGCAGACCGGCGCCGAACTGCCCAAGGTGGACCTGGCCACGCGGGAGCGGTGCGCCCGCAGGCTGGCCCGCTACCAACGGCTCGGCCCGGACATGGGGCCCATCCCCGAACTCGTCGAGATGGTGGGCGACATGCTCGACCCGGTGGGCACGGCAGAGACCGTGCTCGGGCTCACCCCCGCCGAGCTCAGCATCGACGAGGCCGCCGTGCTGCTCTTCCTCGTGCAGAGCCCGGCCACCCGCGACCAGATGATGCTGCAGTTCGCCTTCGGTGAGGAGGAAGGACGCCGCAGCCACGCGCTCAACCGGCACTACGCCCAGCGGCAACGCGAAACCGGTCTGAGCATGGACGACCTGGTCGCGGCGGACATGGCCGCTGGGCGATCCTTCCATGAGACATCGCCGACCACGGGCGACCTGATGCTCGGGCTGAGCCGGCAGCGACCGGATCCGGAACGGGTGGCCCGTGGGATCCAGCTGCTCAAACTCCTCGTGGCGATGGCCCCCCGCCCGGCCCGGCCGGCTCCGCTGTGCATGCTGGCGTGGCTCTGCTGGGCGCTCGGCCAGGGCTCGGTCGCGGGGATCTACATCGACACGGCCCTCGACATCGACGACGACTACGGCATGGCGCTGCTGCTCCGGCAGGTGCTCGGGAGCGGGCACCTGCCGGAGTGGGCCTTCGAAGTGCCCAGGGAGGAGGACGCCTGA
- a CDS encoding aspartate aminotransferase family protein, with translation MTTTEQTTTGQPTAPASAPRVYSDAENADLQQKAKDHLWMHFARQSVMESGAGVPIITKGQGHHIWDSHGKRYIDGLSGLFVVNAGHGRTRLAQAAAAQAEELAFFPLWSYAHPSAIELADRLADQAPGDLNRVFFSTGGGEAVETAFKLAKYYWKLQGRPTKHKVISRSVAYHGTTQGALAITGIPALKEMFEPVTPGGFRVPNTNFYRADEMGSGHGDDVEAFGLWAANRIEEMIQFEGPETVAAVFLEPVQNSGGCFPPPPGYFKRVREICDQYDVLLVADEVITAFGRIGNMFASTTFGIEPDMITCAKGMTSGYSPIGATIVSDRIYEPFKYGDTAFYHGYTFGGHPVSAAVALANLDIFEEEKLNENVRENSPVFRAELEKLLELPIVGDVRGEGYFFGIELVKDKATKETFSDDESERLLRGYLSGALFEAGLYCRADDRGDPVVQLAPPLTIGPAEIREIGDILHGVLSEAPKHL, from the coding sequence ATGACCACGACAGAACAGACCACGACCGGCCAGCCGACCGCGCCGGCCTCCGCACCGCGCGTCTACTCCGATGCCGAGAACGCCGACCTGCAGCAGAAGGCCAAGGACCATCTGTGGATGCACTTCGCCCGGCAATCGGTGATGGAATCCGGCGCCGGCGTGCCCATCATCACCAAGGGGCAGGGCCACCACATCTGGGACTCCCACGGAAAGCGCTACATCGACGGCTTGAGCGGATTGTTCGTGGTCAACGCCGGGCACGGTCGCACCCGCCTCGCCCAGGCCGCCGCCGCGCAGGCCGAGGAGCTCGCATTCTTCCCGCTCTGGTCGTACGCGCACCCCAGCGCGATCGAGCTCGCCGACCGGCTCGCCGACCAGGCGCCGGGCGATCTCAACCGGGTGTTCTTCTCCACCGGCGGCGGCGAAGCCGTGGAGACCGCGTTCAAGCTCGCCAAGTATTACTGGAAGCTGCAGGGCCGGCCTACCAAGCACAAGGTGATCTCCCGTTCCGTCGCCTACCACGGCACGACGCAGGGCGCCCTGGCGATCACGGGCATCCCCGCCCTCAAGGAGATGTTCGAACCGGTCACCCCGGGCGGTTTCCGGGTGCCGAACACCAACTTCTACCGCGCCGATGAGATGGGCTCCGGGCACGGCGATGACGTCGAGGCCTTCGGCCTGTGGGCAGCGAATCGTATCGAGGAGATGATCCAGTTCGAGGGTCCGGAGACCGTCGCCGCGGTGTTCCTCGAGCCGGTGCAGAATTCCGGCGGCTGCTTCCCGCCGCCGCCGGGCTATTTCAAGCGGGTGCGGGAGATCTGCGACCAGTACGACGTGCTGCTGGTGGCCGACGAGGTCATCACGGCGTTCGGCCGGATCGGCAACATGTTCGCCTCCACGACCTTCGGTATCGAACCCGACATGATCACCTGCGCCAAGGGCATGACGAGCGGGTACTCCCCGATCGGCGCCACCATCGTGAGCGACCGCATCTACGAGCCCTTCAAGTACGGTGACACGGCATTTTATCACGGCTACACCTTCGGCGGGCACCCGGTTTCGGCCGCGGTGGCGCTGGCCAACCTCGACATCTTCGAGGAGGAGAAGCTCAACGAGAACGTGCGGGAGAATTCCCCGGTGTTCCGCGCCGAGCTGGAGAAGCTGCTCGAGCTGCCGATCGTGGGTGATGTGCGCGGCGAGGGCTACTTCTTCGGCATCGAGCTGGTCAAAGACAAGGCCACCAAGGAGACGTTCTCCGATGACGAGTCCGAACGCCTCCTCCGTGGTTACCTCTCCGGGGCGCTGTTCGAGGCCGGCCTGTACTGCCGGGCCGACGACCGGGGCGACCCCGTGGTGCAGCTCGCCCCGCCGTTGACCATCGGACCCGCCGAGATCCGGGAGATCGGCGACATCCTGCACGGCGTGCTGTCGGAGGCGCCGAAACACCTCTGA
- a CDS encoding Lrp/AsnC family transcriptional regulator codes for MSSNTRGSAGKPAQLDDVSKKIIEQLQVDGRRSYAEIGKAVGLSEAAVRQRVQKLTDSGVMQVVAVTDPMQLGFYRQAMIGIRATGDTRVLADQLAAIPAVDYVVLTAGSFDILAEVVCENDDELIALLNSQIRALEGVSSTETFVYLKLHKQLYNWGTR; via the coding sequence ATGAGCAGCAATACGCGCGGAAGTGCCGGCAAACCGGCGCAGCTGGACGATGTGTCCAAGAAGATCATCGAACAGCTGCAGGTCGACGGCCGTCGCTCCTACGCCGAGATCGGCAAGGCCGTGGGGCTCAGCGAGGCCGCGGTGCGCCAGCGGGTACAGAAGCTCACCGATTCCGGCGTCATGCAGGTGGTCGCGGTGACCGACCCCATGCAATTGGGCTTCTACCGGCAGGCGATGATCGGCATCCGCGCCACCGGCGACACCCGGGTGCTCGCAGACCAGCTCGCGGCGATACCCGCGGTGGACTACGTCGTGCTCACAGCGGGCTCCTTCGACATTCTCGCCGAGGTCGTCTGCGAGAACGACGACGAGCTCATCGCCCTGCTCAACTCGCAGATTCGCGCCCTCGAGGGGGTCTCCTCCACCGAGACCTTCGTCTATCTGAAGCTACACAAGCAGCTGTACAACTGGGGAACACGGTGA
- a CDS encoding FHA domain-containing protein, translating into MQLGRVGGQTVPGESPEWTFVVGRGFLVVVPVSTPTPVVAALHGLAAESVVPIEDLVAVIPLGGLDDVDSFAVIVPGLRPETAPATGGPPHDGIPVHALVRGALAVDVFSIGGSRRFTDRNIRPWLLAEFQAVTGLVIGSPLASVARSHQLGAGRVLGEGIDVGDTLFWSVAGRGAGAADTVLRPRRIVDDTVLLTRTGNSDERRAAAPLGGGEGDPTATHDRTVDSSTDPDAASPGPCGFRLASGREVRLDRVYRIGRNPRTRRIQVGEILELVTVDSPNALVSGNHLEIRQTGTAVVLTDLGSTNGTLVRFALGRTQRLRSGASLTVLPGTTVDIGDGNLIEILPAG; encoded by the coding sequence ATGCAACTGGGACGGGTCGGGGGACAGACAGTGCCGGGGGAGAGCCCCGAGTGGACCTTCGTGGTCGGCCGCGGTTTCCTGGTGGTGGTGCCCGTCAGCACCCCCACCCCTGTCGTGGCCGCCCTGCACGGTCTGGCCGCGGAGTCCGTCGTGCCGATCGAGGACCTGGTGGCCGTGATCCCGCTCGGCGGCCTGGACGACGTGGACTCGTTCGCGGTGATCGTGCCCGGTCTGCGACCCGAGACCGCGCCGGCAACCGGCGGGCCGCCGCATGACGGGATCCCGGTGCATGCCCTGGTGCGAGGCGCCCTCGCCGTGGACGTGTTCTCCATCGGTGGGTCGCGCCGCTTCACCGACCGCAACATCCGACCGTGGCTGTTGGCGGAGTTCCAGGCCGTGACCGGTCTCGTGATCGGTTCACCGCTGGCCTCCGTCGCCCGGTCGCACCAGCTCGGCGCCGGCCGGGTGCTCGGCGAGGGTATCGACGTCGGCGACACCCTGTTCTGGTCGGTCGCCGGCCGCGGCGCTGGGGCGGCCGACACGGTCCTGCGCCCCCGACGGATCGTGGATGACACCGTTCTTCTCACCCGCACCGGGAACTCCGACGAACGACGGGCCGCCGCCCCGCTCGGCGGCGGCGAAGGCGACCCGACGGCGACGCACGACCGCACCGTCGACAGCAGTACTGATCCGGATGCCGCGTCGCCAGGGCCCTGCGGCTTCCGGTTGGCCAGCGGCCGGGAGGTCAGGCTCGACCGGGTGTACCGGATCGGGCGGAACCCCCGCACCCGCCGCATCCAGGTCGGAGAGATTCTGGAGCTGGTGACGGTGGACTCGCCGAACGCTCTCGTGTCGGGCAACCACCTCGAAATCCGGCAGACCGGCACCGCTGTGGTGCTCACCGATCTTGGCTCCACCAACGGCACACTCGTGCGTTTTGCCCTCGGCCGCACCCAGAGACTGCGCTCCGGAGCCTCCCTCACAGTGCTGCCCGGTACGACGGTGGACATCGGGGACGGTAACCTGATCGAGATACTGCCAGCGGGCTGA